The Candidatus Deferrimicrobium sp. nucleotide sequence CCCGGTCCTCGAGAAGGTGTCCGGCGTGAAATTCGACATCGACCGTCTGCGGGAGTACCTGCGCAAGTCGGCCGTCGCCGAGAACGACCTCGTCTGGATGCTCGAGTCGTCGAAGCACAAGCCGTCGCCCGTCGACTGCTACTTCGGGGGCGTCTACTACATGGGCCCGATCTTCACCGCCTTCCGGGGGACCGACGAGGCGATCGAGTATTACCGGCTGCTCCGGGCCGAGATCGAGGAGCGGATCGCGAACGGCTTGTGCGCCCAGTCGCCGGACGGCGACATGCCGGAGGAGAACTACCGCCTCGTGGTCGAGGGGCCGCCGAACTGGACCTCGTTCCGGGATTTCTGGAGGATGTTCTCCGAGGCGGGCGCGGTCGTGGTCGCTTCGTCCTACACGAAAGTCGGCGGCGTCTACGACTACGACGGGTTCCGGCACGACCCGGGCCACCCGCTGGAAACCCTCGCCGACTACTGCCTCGGTGTCTACACGAACCGGAACCTTCCCACCCGCGTCGACATGCTCGCCCGCAACCTCGTCGAGTACGAGGCGGACGGGCTGCTCATCAACTCGATCAAGAGCTGCAACAGTTTCTCCGCCGGCCAGCTCGTCATGATGCGGGAGATCGAGAAGCTCACGGGGAAACCGGGGGCCTTCATCGAGACCGACCTCGTCGACCCGCGCTACTTCTCCGCGGCGAACGTGAAGAACCGCCTCGAGAGCTATTTCCAGATGATCGACCAGAAGCGCCGTGCCGGCGGCTCCGCCGCCGCGACCGGCGCGTAATCTTAAGGGAGAAGGCGGCATGCGCACGTTCATCGGCATCGATCTCGGGTCCACCACCACCAAGTCGGTCCTGATCGACGAGAACCTCGAGGTTCTCGGGCGCGGGATCACGAACTCCCGCTCCAACTACGACGTGGCCGCCCGGGTCTCGAAGCAGGAGGCGAAGATCGCCGCGCGGTTCACCCTGTTCCGGAACGCCCTCGGCAAGGACGCGGAGCACCTGCTTTCGGACCTCGAGCGGAACTTCCGGCTGGAGCAGTTCCTCTCCGCGCTGCGGCAGCTCGAGGAGACCTGCATGGGGTACCTCGACCACCCCCGCTTCCAGGGGACCAAGGCCGCGCTCCGCCGGTCCCTGGACGCCGTTTTCCGGAAGATCGAGGGGGAGGCACAGGAGATCTACGCCCCCGGCGCAGCGCGCAAGTCGGACTTCTTCCGCGACATCGCGGGATCGCGCTTCATGAACCTCGCGGAAGCGGCTGGCCGCGAGGAGGACATCCCCTTCGAGACGATGCTGAACATCTACGACAAGTCGATCATCGACGTGGAGAGCCGGGTCGATCCGGACGAGACCGTGGCGACCCAGATGCGGAACGGTCTCACCCGATCGCTCGCCTCCGACGAAGGGGTGGGCGTCGACCGGGGCGAGGCGCTTTCGGCCCTCGGAAAGGTCCTGGCGATCGAGCTGGAGGAGACGTACGTGGTCGGGACCGGCTACGGGCGGGTCCGGCTCCCCTTCCCGAAGGAGCACATCCGGTCCGAGATCCTCTGCCACGGCCTGGGGGCCCACATGATGTTCCCCGGGACCCGCACGGTCCTCGACATCGGCGGCCAGGACACGAAGGGGATCCAGATCGATGAGAACGGCATCGTGACGAGCTTCCAGATGAACGACCGCTGCGCCGCCGGGTGCGGCCGCTACCTCGGCTACATCGCGGACGAGATGAAGATCGGGCTCCACGAGCTGGGGCCCATCGCGATGAAGGCGACCCGGGTCCCGCGGATCAACTCCACCTGCACCGTCTTCGCCGGAGCGGAACTCCGGGATCGCCTCGCCCTCGGCGAGAAGCGCGAGGACATCCTGGCGGGGCTGCACCGCGCGATCATGCTGCGCGCGATCTCCATCATTTCTCGCTCCGGCGGGGTCACGAACGAGTTCACCTTCACCGGGGGAGTCGCGAAGAACGAAGCGGCCGTCCGCGAGCTGCGCAAGCTTCTGAAGGAGAACTACGGCGACGTGTCCATCAACATCAGCCCCGATTCGATCTACACGGGGGCCCTCGGGGGCGCGAACTTCGCTCTGCGGGCCGTCGTCCACTAAGGGTTGCGTCACGAAAGGGGAGGAATCCATGACCGTTTCGATCGGCGTCGACGTCGGATCCGGAGTCATCAAGACCGCGCTGTTCCGCGTGGAAGGGGAAAGGAGCAAGTGGCTCTCCCGCTGGGACGCCCGCATCCGCCAGAGGAACACGTTCGCGCTCGTCGAGGAGTCGATGCGGTCCGTCCTGGATTCCGCGGGGCTCGCGCGGGACGACGTCGACTACGTCGCGACCACCGGCGAGGGGGAAAGCCTTCCGGGCGCGACGGGGCACTTCTACTCGATGACCACCCACGCCCGGGGAGCCCTGTACCTCAACCCCGAGGCGCGCGCAGTGCTCGACATCGGGGCGCTGCATGGCCGCGCGATCTCCATCGACGGGAAGGGGAAGGTCCTGACCTACCGGATGACCAGCCAGTGCGCGTCCGGCTCCGGGCAATTCCTCGAGAACATCTCCCGGTACCTCGGGATCGCCCAGGACGAGATCGGCGCGCTGTCGCAGCAGGCGACGAAGCCGGAGAAGGTGAGCAGCATCTGCGCCGTCCTGGCGGAGACCGACGTGATCAACATGGTCTCCCGCGCGATCAAGCCGAGCGACATCCTGCGCGGCATCCACGAGTCGATGGCGGAACGACTGATCAAGCTGCTCAAGTCGATCGACGTGAAGCGCGGGGTGGTGATGATGACCGGCGGGCTGGCGCTGGACGCGGGCCTTGTTTCGGCCCTCCAGGACGGGATGGTCCAGCAGAAGATGGAGACGAAGGTCGCCGCCCACGCGGACTCCCTGTACGCCGGCGCGATCGGCGCCGCGCTGTGGGGCGCCTTCCGCCACGGGAAGCTGAAGGAGCGCGGTCTGCTGCCGAAGGCGTCGTAGGCGGGAGGCCCGGAAATGTCGAAGGCGCCTTCCCTCGGTTCCGCCGATCATCGCGCCTCACGGATCCGGTTGGACACATCGCAGTAGCCGACCCGGAAAATTCCATTCCCGTCATCGAATCCGGCCCGGATACGAAAAATGGTATCGGAGCGACGCATAACGCGCGATGTAATCCTTACTTATCAGGCGGTTACCCTGCCCCTCCCCTTGGAATGCCTATTGCTTGAATTTAAGAGGCCAGGACGGAGGGAACCGCCTTGAACCGACCGAGGGTGTTTCTAAAACGGCTTCTCACACCGATCACCATTATGATGGTCCCCCACAGCCGGACGCGGTCCGTCAGCATCCGGGTCCCCGTCCTTGCGGTCGCCGCGTCGGTCTGCCTGTGCCTCCTTGGAGCCTCCGTGGTGGTTACCATGTCGGTCCGCGCCGTGGAGCACCAGCGGATGAAGGAGAGGCTCTCGTACCTCTCGTCGCAGTTCCTCTCGATGAAGGACACCATGCAATCCCTGAGGCAGTCGGAGAAGGATTTCAGGAAGCTGTTCGGCGTGAAGTCGAAGACCACCGTCCTCGAGTCGGCGGACCTGGCGGATTCCGGATCCCTCGACATGGAAGTGCTCCGAGAGCAGATCGAGGCGTCGATGCGGTCGGTCACCGATATCCGGAAGTTCATCGCGGAGCAGAAGGACCTCTACCTCGCCACGCCGGCCGGATGGCCGGCGTCCGGCTCCATTTCCTCCCCCTACGGAAATCGTATTCATCCGGTGC carries:
- the bcrB gene encoding benzoyl-CoA reductase subunit B, with protein sequence MSQPEVVKSLSQVKQKEMIGRNYDLITSGTVKVSSTFVPGNLNELLMCFDIANNLPEINAIQNAMRKKSGEMIAEAERSGHSEDVCTYVKADIGMMAKGNIAPNGKPFPDPDVLLLSYTGCFTFMKWFELLREQYKCPTAMLHVPYAADGQPTKNMRDYIVKQLKEDVIPVLEKVSGVKFDIDRLREYLRKSAVAENDLVWMLESSKHKPSPVDCYFGGVYYMGPIFTAFRGTDEAIEYYRLLRAEIEERIANGLCAQSPDGDMPEENYRLVVEGPPNWTSFRDFWRMFSEAGAVVVASSYTKVGGVYDYDGFRHDPGHPLETLADYCLGVYTNRNLPTRVDMLARNLVEYEADGLLINSIKSCNSFSAGQLVMMREIEKLTGKPGAFIETDLVDPRYFSAANVKNRLESYFQMIDQKRRAGGSAAATGA
- the bcrA gene encoding benzoyl-CoA reductase subunit A, which translates into the protein MRTFIGIDLGSTTTKSVLIDENLEVLGRGITNSRSNYDVAARVSKQEAKIAARFTLFRNALGKDAEHLLSDLERNFRLEQFLSALRQLEETCMGYLDHPRFQGTKAALRRSLDAVFRKIEGEAQEIYAPGAARKSDFFRDIAGSRFMNLAEAAGREEDIPFETMLNIYDKSIIDVESRVDPDETVATQMRNGLTRSLASDEGVGVDRGEALSALGKVLAIELEETYVVGTGYGRVRLPFPKEHIRSEILCHGLGAHMMFPGTRTVLDIGGQDTKGIQIDENGIVTSFQMNDRCAAGCGRYLGYIADEMKIGLHELGPIAMKATRVPRINSTCTVFAGAELRDRLALGEKREDILAGLHRAIMLRAISIISRSGGVTNEFTFTGGVAKNEAAVRELRKLLKENYGDVSINISPDSIYTGALGGANFALRAVVH
- the bcrD gene encoding benzoyl-CoA reductase subunit D, which translates into the protein MTVSIGVDVGSGVIKTALFRVEGERSKWLSRWDARIRQRNTFALVEESMRSVLDSAGLARDDVDYVATTGEGESLPGATGHFYSMTTHARGALYLNPEARAVLDIGALHGRAISIDGKGKVLTYRMTSQCASGSGQFLENISRYLGIAQDEIGALSQQATKPEKVSSICAVLAETDVINMVSRAIKPSDILRGIHESMAERLIKLLKSIDVKRGVVMMTGGLALDAGLVSALQDGMVQQKMETKVAAHADSLYAGAIGAALWGAFRHGKLKERGLLPKAS
- a CDS encoding M23 family metallopeptidase, encoding MNRPRVFLKRLLTPITIMMVPHSRTRSVSIRVPVLAVAASVCLCLLGASVVVTMSVRAVEHQRMKERLSYLSSQFLSMKDTMQSLRQSEKDFRKLFGVKSKTTVLESADLADSGSLDMEVLREQIEASMRSVTDIRKFIAEQKDLYLATPAGWPASGSISSPYGNRIHPVHGEIRFHTGVDISVPPGSEVKATAEGIVSFAGWTENSGIVVVVEHGHGFSTAYAHNQKALVKVGQRVVRGETIGLSGSTGVSTGPHVHYEIWKNGRHINPTGYLARR